A genomic window from Kineosporia sp. NBRC 101731 includes:
- a CDS encoding response regulator transcription factor, which produces MVVVNSPAVRETVAHTLRAMGARHVLEISTVAEARQRAAAGIADLVVAEAGLPDGSGIALVRELRQAGWQRGMVVATSDDPYSVRAAVGAGIRCYVVSAAGTGTPRPSADRGEGVDSLSAREIQVLQLVAEGKSNKDIGVALGLSALTVKSHLARIARKLGTGDRAEMVATSLRSGVIA; this is translated from the coding sequence ATGGTCGTGGTCAACAGTCCTGCCGTGCGCGAGACCGTGGCGCACACGTTGCGGGCCATGGGCGCCCGTCACGTTCTCGAGATCAGCACCGTCGCGGAGGCCCGTCAGCGCGCCGCCGCCGGCATCGCCGACCTGGTGGTGGCCGAGGCCGGCCTGCCCGACGGCTCCGGCATCGCTCTCGTGCGGGAACTGCGCCAGGCCGGCTGGCAGCGCGGCATGGTGGTCGCGACCAGCGACGACCCGTACAGCGTGCGCGCCGCCGTGGGTGCCGGCATCCGTTGCTATGTGGTCTCCGCCGCGGGCACCGGCACACCGCGTCCATCGGCCGACCGCGGCGAGGGCGTCGACTCGCTCTCGGCCCGCGAGATCCAGGTGCTCCAGCTGGTCGCGGAGGGCAAGTCGAACAAGGACATCGGCGTGGCCCTGGGCCTGTCGGCCCTGACCGTGAAGAGCCACCTGGCCCGGATCGCCCGCAAACTCGGTACCGGTGACCGTGCGGAGATGGTGGCGACCTCGCTGCGCTCCGGCGTCATCGCCTGA